A genomic region of Flavobacteriales bacterium contains the following coding sequences:
- the rpoB gene encoding DNA-directed RNA polymerase subunit beta translates to MATTNKKSKRISFAKSKSAYDYPDFLEIQLKSFQEFFQLETTPENRENEGLFKVFAENFPITDTRNQFVLEFLDYFIDPPRYTIPECIERGLTYSVPLKAKLKLYCTDPEHEDFETIVQDVYLGTIPYMTPKGSFVINGAERVIVSQLHRSPGVFFGQSRHANGTKLYSARIIPFKGSWIEFATDINNVMYAYIDRKKKLPVTTLFRAIGYESDRDILEIFNLADEIKVSKKALKDVVGRRLAARVLRSWVEDFVDEDTGEVVSIERNEVLIERETILEDHMIDLIVDSGVKSIILHKQETNSADFSIIYNTLQKDTSNSEKEAVEYIYRLLRNAEPPDEETARSVIDKLFFSEQRYDLGEVGRYRINKKLGLNIDQGTRILTREDIIMIVKYLIELINSKTDVDDIDHLSNRRVRTVGEQLYNQFGVGLARMARTIRERMNVRDNEVFTPIDLINAKTLSSVINSFFGTNQLSQFMDQTNPLAEITHKRRLSALGPGGLSRERAGFEVRDVHYTHYGRLCTIETPEGPNIGLISSLCVFAKVNRLGFIETPYRRVIDGKVNLSEEPIYLSAEEEDNRVIAQANAPVDDSGKFNVDKVIARLESDFPVVEPKDVALMDVGTNQIASIAASLIPFLEHDDANRALMGSNMQRQAVPLLRPESPIVGTGIEELVARDSRVLINAEADGIVEYVDANQITIRYERTDEERFVSFEGDAKTYDLVKFQKTNQSTSINLKPIVKKGEKVLKGQVLCEGYATMDGELALGRNLKVAFMPWKGYNFEDAIVISEKVVREDIFTSIHIDEYILEVRETKRGLEELTSDIPNVSEEATRDLDESGMIRIGAEVKEGDILIGKITPKGETDPSPEEKLLRAIFGDKAGDVKDASLRVGPSVKGVVIDKKLFSRAIKDRKMKAQEKPIVDQLDREYEKEVADLKNILTEKLLQIVGEEKSAGVYNNFKEEIIKKGVKFNAKALLAIDYSTINPTNWTSDEKMNRMINRLIHNFNIKSNDILGIYKRKKFQVTVGDELPTGIVKLAKVYLAQKRKLRVGDKMAGRHGNKGVVARIVRAEDMPFLEDGTPVDIVLNPLGVPSRMNLGQIYETVLGWAGLKLGLKFATPIFDGAHIDEINKYTDEAGIPRYGRAYLYDGGTGDRFDQPATVGVIYMIKLSHMVDDKMHARSIGPYSLITQQPLGGKAQFGGQRFGEMEVWALEAFGASNILQEILTVKSDDVVGRAKAYEAIVKGENLPTPGIPESFNVLLHELRGLGLNVTLE, encoded by the coding sequence TTGGCAACTACGAATAAAAAGTCGAAACGCATAAGTTTCGCAAAAAGTAAAAGTGCTTATGATTATCCTGACTTCCTGGAGATCCAGTTGAAGTCGTTTCAGGAATTTTTCCAATTGGAAACCACTCCTGAGAACAGAGAAAATGAAGGACTTTTCAAAGTTTTCGCTGAAAACTTTCCAATTACGGATACACGTAATCAATTTGTACTCGAGTTTCTCGATTACTTTATTGATCCTCCTCGTTACACTATTCCAGAGTGTATTGAGCGTGGTTTAACTTACAGTGTACCCCTCAAGGCCAAATTGAAATTATACTGTACAGATCCGGAACACGAAGATTTCGAAACTATCGTGCAGGATGTGTATTTGGGTACAATTCCTTACATGACTCCCAAAGGTTCATTTGTAATCAATGGAGCTGAGCGTGTAATTGTATCACAGCTTCACCGTTCACCCGGTGTGTTTTTCGGTCAAAGCCGTCACGCAAATGGTACTAAATTATATTCTGCGAGAATTATTCCATTCAAAGGATCGTGGATTGAGTTTGCTACCGACATCAACAATGTGATGTATGCTTACATCGACCGTAAGAAAAAATTACCTGTTACTACTCTTTTCCGTGCTATCGGTTATGAAAGCGACCGTGATATTTTAGAAATATTCAATCTTGCAGATGAGATTAAAGTTTCTAAAAAAGCATTGAAAGATGTTGTTGGAAGACGCCTTGCTGCGCGTGTTCTTCGTTCATGGGTTGAAGACTTCGTGGATGAGGATACCGGAGAGGTTGTTTCCATTGAGCGTAATGAGGTATTAATCGAACGCGAAACCATACTTGAAGATCACATGATCGACTTAATTGTTGATTCAGGTGTGAAATCAATTATTCTTCATAAACAAGAAACAAATTCTGCCGATTTCTCTATTATCTACAACACACTTCAGAAAGATACTTCTAACTCTGAAAAAGAAGCTGTAGAATACATTTATCGCTTATTGCGTAATGCTGAACCACCAGACGAGGAAACTGCCCGTTCGGTAATTGATAAATTGTTCTTCTCTGAACAACGTTATGATTTAGGTGAAGTAGGTCGTTACAGAATCAATAAAAAATTAGGATTAAACATTGATCAGGGTACACGTATTCTTACGCGTGAGGATATTATCATGATCGTGAAATACCTCATTGAATTGATCAACTCAAAAACGGATGTGGATGATATCGACCACTTGTCGAATCGTCGCGTGCGTACCGTTGGTGAGCAGTTGTATAATCAATTTGGAGTAGGTCTTGCGCGTATGGCTCGTACCATTCGTGAGAGAATGAATGTTCGTGATAACGAAGTATTCACTCCGATTGACCTTATCAATGCAAAAACACTTTCATCGGTGATTAATTCGTTCTTCGGTACGAATCAGTTATCGCAGTTTATGGATCAAACCAATCCTCTTGCGGAAATCACCCACAAGCGTCGTTTATCGGCACTCGGTCCCGGTGGTTTATCCAGAGAGCGTGCAGGGTTTGAGGTACGTGACGTACACTACACACACTACGGACGTCTCTGTACTATTGAAACTCCTGAAGGTCCGAACATCGGTCTTATTTCATCACTCTGTGTATTTGCGAAAGTAAATCGCTTAGGATTTATTGAAACACCTTATCGTCGTGTTATTGACGGTAAAGTGAACCTCAGTGAAGAGCCAATTTATTTGAGCGCAGAGGAAGAAGACAACCGCGTTATTGCACAGGCCAATGCTCCTGTAGACGACAGCGGAAAATTCAATGTAGATAAAGTAATTGCTCGTCTCGAATCAGATTTCCCTGTAGTGGAACCTAAAGATGTAGCGTTGATGGACGTTGGTACCAACCAGATTGCTTCCATTGCTGCGTCATTAATTCCATTCCTTGAGCATGATGATGCGAACCGTGCTCTGATGGGATCTAACATGCAGCGCCAGGCAGTTCCATTACTTCGTCCGGAATCTCCAATTGTTGGAACCGGAATTGAAGAATTGGTTGCACGCGATTCACGTGTATTGATCAATGCAGAAGCAGACGGTATCGTTGAGTACGTTGATGCAAATCAAATTACAATTCGTTACGAAAGAACCGACGAAGAGCGTTTTGTTAGCTTCGAAGGTGATGCGAAAACGTACGACCTGGTAAAATTCCAAAAGACGAACCAAAGTACTTCCATTAACCTCAAGCCTATCGTTAAAAAAGGTGAGAAGGTATTGAAAGGTCAAGTTCTTTGCGAAGGATACGCTACTATGGATGGAGAGCTCGCTTTAGGAAGAAATCTTAAAGTAGCATTTATGCCATGGAAAGGTTACAACTTTGAGGATGCGATTGTAATTTCTGAGAAAGTTGTACGTGAAGATATTTTCACTTCCATTCACATTGATGAATATATTCTTGAAGTACGCGAAACAAAACGTGGTCTTGAAGAATTAACTTCAGATATTCCTAACGTAAGTGAAGAAGCAACCCGTGATCTAGATGAAAGCGGTATGATTCGTATCGGTGCGGAAGTAAAAGAAGGTGATATCCTGATTGGTAAAATCACACCAAAAGGAGAAACTGATCCTTCACCTGAAGAAAAACTTTTACGTGCAATTTTCGGTGACAAAGCCGGAGATGTAAAAGATGCATCACTTCGTGTTGGTCCTTCCGTTAAAGGTGTTGTTATCGATAAAAAACTTTTCTCTCGCGCGATCAAAGATCGTAAGATGAAAGCGCAGGAAAAACCTATCGTAGATCAACTCGATCGTGAATACGAAAAAGAAGTTGCTGATTTAAAAAATATCCTGACTGAAAAACTTCTTCAAATTGTTGGCGAAGAAAAATCTGCAGGTGTTTATAATAACTTCAAAGAAGAAATCATTAAGAAAGGTGTTAAGTTCAATGCGAAAGCACTTCTTGCAATTGATTATTCTACCATTAATCCTACCAATTGGACTTCTGATGAAAAGATGAACCGAATGATCAATCGTTTGATTCATAATTTCAATATTAAGTCGAATGATATCCTCGGTATTTACAAGCGTAAAAAATTCCAGGTTACTGTGGGCGATGAGCTACCAACCGGAATTGTAAAACTTGCAAAAGTTTATTTGGCGCAAAAACGTAAACTCCGTGTTGGAGATAAAATGGCGGGTCGTCACGGTAACAAAGGGGTTGTTGCCCGTATTGTACGTGCCGAAGATATGCCATTCCTCGAAGACGGAACACCGGTTGATATCGTGCTTAATCCACTCGGGGTACCATCGCGTATGAACCTCGGACAGATTTATGAAACGGTTTTAGGATGGGCAGGATTAAAACTTGGACTCAAATTCGCTACTCCGATTTTTGACGGAGCGCATATTGATGAAATCAATAAGTACACCGATGAGGCTGGAATTCCTCGTTACGGTCGTGCATATCTTTACGATGGTGGTACCGGAGATCGTTTTGACCAGCCTGCAACTGTAGGTGTGATCTACATGATTAAACTGAGCCACATGGTGGATGATAAGATGCACGCACGTTCGATTGGTCCATACTCCCTCATCACCCAGCAGCCGCTTGGTGGTAAGGCACAATTTGGTGGACAGCGTTTCGGGGAAATGGAAGTATGGGCGCTCGAAGCATTTGGAGCATCCAACATTCTTCAGGAAATTCTTACTGTTAAATCCGACGATGTTGTTGGTCGTGCGAAAGCATATGAAGCCATCGTTAAAGGTGAGAACTTACCTACACCCGGAATTCCGGAATCATTCAACGTATTGTTGCATGAGCTCCGCGGACTTGGTCTTAATGTTACATTGGAATAA